In Gracilibacillus salitolerans, the sequence AAATTTAAATGTAGAATATGTATCTAATATGAAGGGTTACAGGTTCCGACTGAATATACTTTTAAAAAAAGTCTAGTTTTATTATTGGCGATTCCTTAGTTTACAGTATTTATGATTCATCAGAAATCAGTATTTACTAATTTATCAAAAGAGGGAGCTAATTATATGTTGAAAGTTGGAGTAATAGGAGTAGGATCGATATCAGAATTTCATATTAAGCCTTATCTTGAAAGCGAGCAAGTGGAATTAGTTGCTTTATGTGATAGCAATCAAAACCGTCTGAACGAAAAAGGGAAATTGTATGGAGTAACCCAGTTGTACAGTGACTACCAGCAGCTATTGCAGAATGATGAAATTAACGCTGTCAGTATTTGTACATGGAATAACACGCACGCAATAATTGCTATCGCAGCGCTGGAAGCTGGCAAACATGTATTGGTAGAAAAGCCGTTAAGCATGACAACTGAGGAAGCTTTAGCAATCGAAGCGGCAGTTAAGAAATCTGGTAAGGTATTACAGGTTGGTTTTGTAAGACGGCATGGTGATAATGTTAAGCTATTAAAAACGTTTATAGATAATAATCAATTAGGTGAAATTTATTATGCTAAAGCCTCATGTTTAAGAAGACTTGGTAACCCTGGAGGCTGGTTTAGTGATAGCTCTAAATCTGGTGGTGGCCCATTAATCGACTTAGGCGTTCATATGATAGATATCTGCTGGTACATGATGGGAAAACCTCGCCCAATATCAGTCAGTGGCAATACCTATTCAAAATTAGGGAATCGGAGTAACATTCAGAATCTATCATTCTACAAGG encodes:
- a CDS encoding Gfo/Idh/MocA family protein, yielding MLKVGVIGVGSISEFHIKPYLESEQVELVALCDSNQNRLNEKGKLYGVTQLYSDYQQLLQNDEINAVSICTWNNTHAIIAIAALEAGKHVLVEKPLSMTTEEALAIEAAVKKSGKVLQVGFVRRHGDNVKLLKTFIDNNQLGEIYYAKASCLRRLGNPGGWFSDSSKSGGGPLIDLGVHMIDICWYMMGKPRPISVSGNTYSKLGNRSNIQNLSFYKAADYDPTLNDVEDLTNALIRFENGASLFVDVSFTLQAQKDELNVKLYGDKGGAEIEPELALVTEKNNTILNVTPQVDTLTFDVHKAFVNEINHFVSCCKDGKETIAPVADGVQVMKMLNAVYESAKSGKETYL